GAACGCCATAAACAGTACCCCTGCCCAGAAAATAATTCTGGCAATTAACCAGTAATCAAGGCCGGGGGCATCGGTACTCAAAATATAAAAGGTAGGCAAAGCGGCGGCTATAGGTTTTACCAGAGCCTCATTTTTTGCAAAAATGACTATAGGATCCACAAATGGATATAAAGAAGAGAACACAATTCCAGCCAGTAAAAAGAACCTGTTCAGGGTATAGAAAGTAAGTTTACGAAGAATCAGGTAATACGCCAGACAAAAAACGATCAGCGCAGCATTTACTTTCAACAGAAAAACAAATAATTCAGGCATCACATCAGTCTTTAGGATTTTCTATGAGGTTGATAATTTCTTTCAGTTCATCCGCACTAATCTTATTGTCTTTGGCAAAAAAAGCCACCAGTTCTTTATAGGAATTTTGAAAATAATCATTCACAAAGCCACTCATAAAGCGCTTTTTATATTCAGCTTCCTTGACTTTAGCACTGTAACGATAAGCATTAGCAAATTTCTCGCTTTTTAAAAATCCTTTCCGTTCCAGGTTTTTAACGGTTGAAGCCAGGGTAGTGTAAGGAGGCTTAGGCTCATGTAACAGCTCCATGAAATCTTTGATGAAACCTGCACCAAATTGCCAGACTGCCTGCATGGCTTCTTCTTCCTGTATAGTTAACTTTTCCATAATTACGATATTATCGTAAATATACGAACTATACGTTGACTATTCCAAATTCATCAGCTCACAAAAGCATCGCCTTCGATAGACTAATTTCAACAATAAATTAATTTATAGTTACAAATTCAACCAAACAAGAAAAATACTGCATAGATTCATCATTCATTAATTGATGCAACTATGAATCTAAAAACCATTCTGCTCGGGTTCCTCCTGCTATCCTCAGCCTCCGGCTGTAAAAAAACAACTTCATTAACTAGCCCTCCAAAAACGGAAGAAGAACAGGAATCACCCGAAACTCAGCTTCTTCCCGTAAAAATTGAAAGAGGAAAAGCCCTGATCAACCTGAAGTACCTGGACGACAAACCTGTATTAACTGAAATTACTTACCCCAATGGAGAAGTGGCAAAACTCATTTACACGAAAACCGGATACCTCTCCAGATTGGAACATTACAAGAACAACAAAATCGTTCAGTATTTCAGCTATGCACTGGATACAGAATTTAGGATCAGCAAAATACAAAGCTGGAATCTTAAGGATGAAAGTTTCAGCCTCAGCCATCAATATACCCTTGCTTACGACAAGCAGCATGGCATCAATAACCTGAAGAAGTATGACCTGGCTTCCGATCTTCTGGAAGAAAAAATACTGGACTATTCTGCCCAGGGCAATCCTGTAGCCATTACCCTGATCAAAAAGAGCACGAGTAAGGAGAGCATCTGGGCATATGATGATCGGGCCGGGATATTTTCCAATCTTCCTTATGCCTCATTACTGTTCTTAGAGCAGGAAAACCAGGATATCTGCATGGGAAAAAATAATCCGCTCAGTTCCATTACGCGCCGGTCGCCTTCAGAAAACCAAACGTTTAGTTATACCTATAACAACACCGGTTATCCTTCAGAAATTATCCGAAAAAAAGGCAGCATTTCAGAGACCATAAAAATCACCTACAAGGCAATCAAACGGACAGATTAACTATTTTTTGAGCAAGCGTTCAGCCCGGTACAGGTAATCTACTGCCTGCAGAATTTTTGCTTTCAGCTTAGGATTGTAATCAGGATGGGCTTTCAGAAAGTCCGTTACCACCTGAACAGCCTCTGTGCTTTGATAATTGCTAAAGGTAGATTGCAGCCAGTTCTGTGGAAAGAAAATATCTCCGGTAGTTTGAATCTCAGTCAGCATCTCCAGGCTCTTAGGCAAGTACTTCACAGAAGTAGCTTGTCTGAGCGGATGGTGCAAATAATACAAAGCCACACCAACATTGGATTCCTTTGCCCTGTTTTCTTTCCGTTCCATACTTTTAAAAAAAGCCTCCCGTTCAGTAAGCTCCGGGGAGACCGCAGGCATGATAAATTCAAACCGTTTTCTCCGGTCTTCATTACTGATTCTGTTCAATTGCTCTTTCAGTATTGCTGATCCGTTTTCCTCCCGGAGTGCTAAAGAAAAAGCTAAAGAAGTATAGTCATCTTCAGAAAGCTTAAGCCCTTCCGGTGCCTTCCGGTTTTTCCAGATCTGAAACAGCTGACGCCCTGCTTCCTTAGATAAAAAGATATCCTGATAAGCCTTAAATAACAGCTTCTTATGATTTGAAGCAGATTGTCCAAGCATGGCCTTCCATAAGGACTGTTCTAATGTGGAGGCCTGCAAAGCTCTTCCTTCCGCATCTGTAAACTCCCAGAAAATCGAAGCAATATATCCGGTAATCAGTTTAAGGTTTAGCTCTTCCTTTTCTTTATCCAATCCTGTGATGAAAAGGTTCAGTAACTCAGCCGGCTTTATCGCCCTTCCGCTAAGCATATTCTCATACAGTGAAATATAAGCCGAAGCCCTATCCAGTGGCTTGTTAATTTGATAAAGGTTCTTAAACATTCCCTGATCCAGCGGCCATAATCCATAACCCTGACCGGAAGAGTTAAATTGAACAAATAGCGGAGCTTCTAATCCAATGGCTTCCTTCAATTCTACTTCCGCCCTATCCAGGTTTACGGTAAGTTCTTTAACAGCACCAGGATAATGTAAAGTAAGCTCAAAGAGTTGAGGCCATACTTTATCCTTTCCATATTCCGGTTTTTGCTGAATGCTGAACCTGCTGATTTTATGATCTTTCTGCTCCAGGACATAATCAATTACCGGCCTGCCGGTATCATTTACCCAAACCTTGTTCCATTCCTGTAAATCCGCATCTGCATAGTGATCCAGAATGGTAATCAGATCCGGCCAGGAAGCATTACCATTGGCAAACTTCTTCAGGTACTCCCTTACCCCCTGCTGAAATTTGTCTTTACCCATCAGGCGTTCCAGTTGCCTCATCATGATTGGTGCCTTATGATAAATGATATTGCCATACAATGTGCCGGCGTCTTTTAAATTGTCCAGGTCCTGACGGATGGGGTTTGCACCAATACTACGGTCTACCCCATATGCTGCGGGAAAATGGTCGACTAAAAACTTCAGGTCAAACACCTCTTTTCCGGTGATGGCTTCCGTACTTTTATCTGCCATAAAGTTAGCAAAGACCTCTTTCATCCAGACGTCTGTAAACCAGTTCATGGTCACCAGATCTCCGAACCACATATGCGCTGTTTCATGGGCAATGAGGTTGTTTCTGGAATTCCACTGGTCTTTTGTTGCTCCGGCATCAAGAAACAATGCAGACTCTTTATACTGAATTGCCCCTACATGTTCCATTCCCCCAAATTGAAAATCAGGAATAGATACGAAGTCAAACTTCTGAAACGGATAGGGAATTCCCGTCCATTCTTCCAGAAATTTCAATGAGCTTCCGTGGATTTTGAAGACTTCGTTAAGGCTATGGTTGATCTTGGCAGTATCTGTTTCCCGATATAAAAAATTTGCCTGTAAATGGTCCATTCCAGCTCTTGCAGATTTGAATTTGCCTGCAGCAAAGGAGAAAAGATAGGTACTAATGGTATCTGAAGTATGAAAACGATAAGTTTTACGGAGACCATTTAGCGTAGAATCTTTGAGGCTCCCATTGGCTATGGCCTTCCAGTCTGAAGGCACTTGTAAAGTTAAAGTGTATACCGCTTTCAGGTCTGGCTGATCAAAACAAGGAAATACTGTTCTTGCCCTGTCGGGTACAAACAAGGTATAAAGGTAATCGGCGTTGCGGTTTAATGCTCCATTCCCCGCAGTAAATTCCAGATCTACAACATTCTCCCCCTGTTTTAAGTATCTGGTTGCAATAACCAGATGTTCATTTACATGTACCATCTCTATTTGGCTTCCATTAACAGCAATACTTTTAACCTTTGCCGGGTCCTCCCTGAAGTCAAGTTGCAGCGGGTATTTGTTTGATTTTAGCTGGAAGGAAACCTTTTCCTTAGCACCAATCTGCTGACTTTTCTCTGCCGGGATGTCCAGATCCAGTTGATAATGGACTTTACTGATCGTTGCCTTTCTATAGCGGGCAAGCTGATGAGAAACACCATTTTCAGGATTTGCACCCGGAATGGATTTAACCGCAGAACAGGAAAAAAATAGGGCAGCAAATGCCGGAAGAAGGTGACGTACATGAAGCATCTGGCTAATTTAGGGAATGATTTTCTAATTTATTCGTCAAGTTTAATAACTACGAATGTATTTATCTGAAATAAGCATTCTTTAATGTAATTTAGTAGCAACAAAACTTAAATCAGATGAAAACAACATTAAAAACGGTGCTGCTTCTTGCTTTAGCAGTATCATTAAGCACTGAACTTCAGGCCCAGGGCGTTAAATTGCCACAGGCAAGTTCTGCTCAGACCATCACACAAAGCTTTGGATTAGGAAAAGTAACCCTCTCTTATTCTCGTCCCAACACTAAAGGCCGTAAAGTTTTCGGTGCAATGGAACCTTTTGGTCAGGTTTGGCGTACCGGAGCAAACGGAGCAACTTCAATCACCTTTACAGATGCCGTGAAAGTTAACGGACAGGAACTTGCTGCAGGAACTTATGGTGTGTTTACCATTCCAGGTAAAGACGAATGGACCGTAATATTCAATAAAGACGCCAAACAATGGGGTGCTTATGAATATAAAGAAGCGGAGGATGTATTGCGCATCAAGGTTAAACCGGTAAAACTAAAAGACAAAGTAGAGACATTTACAATGCAGTTTGCCAACGTTTTTCCTACTACAGCTCAATTGCAACTGGCATGGGAGAATACAGGAGTAAACATCGACCTGTCTACAGAAATTGATGCCCAGGTAATGGCAAGCATCGAGGAAGCGATGAAAGGCGAGAAAAAACCATATTTCTCCGCAGCACAATACTACTTTGAAAATGGTAAAGACCTGAATAAAGCATTGGAGTGGATCAACGCTGCTGAAGCAGCTGATGGTAAAGCACCATGGGTGAAATTATGGAAAGGCCGTATTCAACTGAAAAAAGGTGATAAAGCAGGTGCCATTGCGACTGCAGAAGCCGGAATCAAATTGGCTGCAGAAGCTAAAATTGATGAGTATGTAAGGTTAAACAGCGCATTATTGGCTGAAGCTAAGAAATAAGCTTTCCTTAAAAAAAGAAGCCCTGTTGTGATCACAACAGGGCTTCTTTTTTTAGTTTATAACCGTCTTTTTATCTTTTCCTATAAGCTGTTGTAAGATCAATGCCACGAGTATCACCAGCAGACATCCAATCACATTGAGCCATAAATAAGCTACCCATTCCTGCTGACCAATCAGAATAACGGCAATTTCAGCTACGATGGCTGCAAGAAATACCGCTCTTCCGTTTACCTGCTTCAGGTAAAAGGCAACCAGAAATACGCCTAATATGGTTCCATAAATATAAGAACCCAGGATGTTCACAGCTTCCAGCAGATTCCCGATCTTACTGGCATACAAGGCCATAATGATACAGATCACACCCCAGAATACAGTGGCCAGCCTGGAAGCCTGTAAATATTCGTGATCCGAACCATCTTTCCTGATCAGCCGTTTATAGATATCAATAACGGTAGTAGAAGCCAGGGAGTTCAGTGCACTGGCCGTTGATCCCATAGAAGCCAGGAAGATAATGGCGATCAGCAGGCCAATCAACCCTTTCGGCAGGTATTGCGTAACAAAACTCAGGAATATATAATTGTTGTCGTTAATATCCGCGGCTTTATCGTTCTTCGTCATCAGGTTTGTCACCTCTTTTCGAATCCCCTTTCCCTTTTCATCGGCATTCTGCAAGGCTTTCCGCTGCAGGTCAATTTCGGCTTTATTGTCCTGATCCAAAGCCAGGTTCATTTTATCAACAACCAGCTGTTTTTCCTTAAAGGCTGAATCATATGCGGCCTTTAGCTTGTTCAGTTCCGGATTATATTCACTTTTCTCCAGCTTGTTTAATTCAAAGCTATTGAAGAAAATCGGTGGGCGGTTATACTGATAAAATGTAAATACCAATACCCCGATTAATAAGATAAGAAACTGCATGGGAATCTTCACCAGGCCATTCATCAATAAGCCCAACCGGCTCTGATTAACAGAGGCGCCGGATAGATAACGTCCAACCTGACTTTGATCGGTTCCGAAATAGGAAAGCTGCAGAAAGAAACCACCAATCAATCCGGACCAGACCGTATAAGGATTTTGAAGATCAAACTTAAAATCGATTGCGTTTGTTCTTCCCATTTTTCCGGCAATACTGATCGCTTTGCCGAAACCAATATCCCCGGGCAATAGATGAACCACCATAATTCCCGCAGCAAAAAGTCCGCAGAAAATAATGCTCATCTGCAGCATTTGAGTATAGGATACGGCTTTAGTTCCTCCATAAACGGTATAGAAGACCACCAGACTCCCCATAAATAAAGTGGTATAAGTGGTATTGATGTCTAAAATCGTCGAGAGAATGATCGAAGGTGCATAAATGGTGATTCCGGTAGATAAGCCCCTTTGGATCAAAAACAGAAAAGCCGTTAAAGCCCTGGTATTTAAGTCAAATCTTTGTTCCAGAAATTCGTAGGCTGTATACACTTTCAATCTGTGGTAGATCGGGACAAAGGTGATACACAAGACGATCATCGCCAGCGGCAGACCGAAGTAAAACTGCACAAAGCTCATCCCCGAAGAATAAGCCAGGCCCGGGGCCGATAAAAAGGTGATCGCACTGGCCTGGGTTGCCATCACGGAAAGGCAAACATGATACCAGGGTAAACTTTGGTTGCCCAACAGGTATCCCTGAATATTCTGGGCCCCACGACTTTTATAAACGCCGTAAACCACAATTACCACCAGTGTGAGGATCAGAACTCCCCAGTCTACATTACTCATTCAAAATATTTAGTAAACACGTAAAAAATGACGATTAAGAAGACCAGCCATGCAATCAGAAACCTGTAAAATGTCCGGTAGTTATCCATTATTTCTGTTTTGAAATTAAATTCACAAACAAGCGGTAGGCTCCGGGAACACCGGCAGGTAATTGCCTGAAGAAAGAAAGAGAAGTATACACAAATCGTCCTTTACCGTAATCAGAAACAATTAAGGATCCGTTTTTCTCGGGTTCCCCGGCATCATGCATCCCAAGAACAGGGGTGTATTTAGGGTCAATATTCGTTGCAAAATATAAACCTCTTTCCTGTACCCAGCCATCGAAATCTTTAGCGCTGATTTTATTCGGATAATTTAACACCGGATGTCCTGGATTCAGCAGGGTCACTGCCGCATCTTCTTCCGTTACACGGTCTCTTGATAAACTGAAAGGGTAAGGTCCCAGATCATTCCGTTTTAACGGACCGTTTACGTTGTACTGGACTAGCAACACCCCACCATTTTCTACGTATTTCATCAGCTTAGGCTGCATAGCATTAACCTGCTCATTGACGTTATACAAACGAACCCCGGTAACAATGGCATCAAAGGCCGAAAGATCAGAGTTGATCACCTGCCGCTCGGAAAGCTGTTGTACCTCAAAACCAATCTGTTTTAAAGACTCTGGAACCAGGTCACCCGCTCCTGCAATAAATCCAATTTTTTTACCGGCGATCTTCAGATCGGTATGGTCTATCCTTGCTTCAGAAAAAGGGAATAAGGTCTGTACCGGAATATGATCATAATTCAGTACGCGCAAACCCTGATGATAGCTTTGACCATCAACCATTACCTTCAGGGCAAAATCACCACCAATGGATTTTGCTCCGGGGTTGAGCTTAAATGATACCGTTTGCTCTTCTCCTTTTTTATCCATTGAAAAATCAATTTTCTGCGGACTGATGCTCCATCCCGAAGGCAGCTGAGGAACCAGCTCGCCTTTCACCCGGTCCCGAAAACTCTGTAGCTGAATGGAAATAACCTTGCTTTCATTTCCGTTAAACAGGAATGCTTTTTCGCCCAATGTTGCCGTAACCGGAGGCGCAATCACCAAAGGTTGATATACTTCCCCTTTTACCGGATCAGTAAATTTATAGACTACAGGATATTTTTTCTCGATCAGCGTTTCAGCAATTCTGATCCTGAATACTCCATTTACCAGAGCAGGATTCTCCGGAAGTCCGATAAGCTGGAGCTCTTTCACTTCAAAACTTCCCTGCCCATGTTTATTTTCCAGCCAATGGGGCTGAGTATTATGGTTGGCACTGCCAAATATTTTACGTTCTGCAGAAAGCAATTCATTAGGTCGCAGATCGGCTGAAAGCCCGGTTTGGACCTCTTCGATATGAATGGGATAAGGAAAATCAGCTTTGATCCTGGCAATTGCCTGAATTCTTACCCCAATGGAATCATGAAGCGCGTAAGCCTGATTTGCCGCAGCAGCTTCAATCCAGATTCCCGAACAAGCCAGAATCAGGTTGTCCAGCAACTCATGTTTAAAAGGCTTTCCTTTTACCAGTGTTCTTAATTTCAGGAGCTTGGCAACAGATGCTGAAGGGTTTGAAACCTGATATTCTTTATTGATCTCCGTAACTATTTTTTGGATTTCTGTATTTCCGGAATTTCTGTTTAAGGTAAAATCCACTCCCTCAAAAAGGTCTGATTTTGCCTTTTCACCAGCCACTGGGCTAAAATATTCAATAGCCTGTCCGCGTTGTCTGGAAGAGCCAAAACCCTGGCTTTTATGATTTGATCTGCTCTCCGCAGCAATTTCCCCGTATCCTTTTCCCAATAAAGCATTATATAATCCTACATCAATTTTTAGCTGATCCTCTGACGTCGTATTGTTCCCTCCGAAATTAAAGGTATTCCAGACGATACGTTTCGCCTGCCAGGGTTTCACAAACGCCAGTTGTTCCGGAAATTGTTTGGGATCTGCAGCAGCCGAAAAGGCTTCCCGCGCAAGAATTGCAGAACCGGAATGGTGTCCATGTCCGGCACGTGAATCTTCAGGGAAACGGGTAATGATGACATCAGGTTGAAACTTACGGATCACCCAGACCACATCAGAAAGAATTTTTGCTTTATTCCAGATCTTAAAACTTTCCTCAGGGTTTTTGGAGAAACCAAAATCATTGGCCCTGGTAAAAAACTGCTCTGCGCCGTCCGTTCTTCTGGCAGCAAGCAGCTCTTGCGTACGGATCAACCCTAAAAGCTCTGCCTGTTCCGTACCGATGAGGTTTTGCCCCCCATCCCCTCTGGTCAGCGAAAGATAGCCGGCACGTACCTTCTTTTCTTTAGCCAGATAGGCTAAAAGGCGTGTATTTTCATCATCAGGATGCGCAGCAACATATAAAACGCTTCCGGTTACATTTAAACTTTCCAGCCCTTGTTTTATTTCAGCCGAATGGAGTGGCGCCGCAAACTGTGCCTGTAAAAATAAAGGAAACACAGCCGGCAGCAAAAGCAGGTATTGACGAAATTTCATAAACAGATCTTAATTCTCGAATGTAAATAAAACATCCCCAATCTGAAACTTAATTCCGTCAATAACCGTAACAATCCTGAAAAGTACGACGAATTTACAGGAGAATTTTGCTGCTTACTTCTTTGTCAATGGTAATAAAGCCAGGATACTTAATCAATGCTCCACCTACTTTGATACTTGGTCTGATCTTTAAAGTCAGAATTCCTTTTTTCTCTCCCCCATTCTTGTTGCCTTGTAGAAATTCCGTGATTTCATTCATCACTTTGCTGTTGGTTACAAAAGGATAGATGTTTGCAACCATGTCCAGAGGAACGATGGTAGATCGTCCTGGTTCAATATTGACTTCCTGGTTCACAAAACCATTTACCAGTTCCTGTCTGTTGATGAGAATCTTGTACTCAAACTCATTAATTGCAGCAGCGTTACCACTTGGGTTAGTGATCTCCAGGTTTAATCTTGCCTTTAGTGGAATGTCTTTTCTTAACAAACCCAGAGCCAGACCAGGAAGACTTGCCAGGTTGATATCCTGATTGTTGATCAACCTTTTAACGTCTGTACCTGCCAGGGAAATCTGATCTGCAGAATGGATTTTGTAAGTGCATTTTTCCAATGCTTTTATTTGATTGGCTTGCTTACCGATGCCACAGCTCTGAATAATAATTGCCGTCAGGCAGAAGAAAATGATCTTTTTCATGGTATTTATGTTGCTTTCTTTGTGTGCAGATTTAAAGGTACAATAATAGCGCCATTTAGCTATAATGGTTTAAAAAGTCAAATGATAACAACTCATCACCGTTTAGTTGATTCCATTAATAAGCTGAAAAATCTCCTGTTTTGATTTTTCAAATATCTCTCCTCCAAACTCTTCGTTGTCCAGTGACATCGTGGTTACATCATTGACCCCCATCATTCCGAAAACGAACTGCAAATAGCTGGTTTGAAAATTCATATGTTCATTTTTTTCATGCTGCCCATAGCCGGTATCTCCTCTGCTCGAAAGGATGTACATCTTTTTGTTTTCCAGCAACCCGACGTAATCCCCGTCCGGTTTACCAGACCGGAACTTCCAGGTTTCATTGATCCGCATCACCTGATCGATATATGATTTTAATCCGCTGGGTATTGACCAGTTGTACATTGGAGTTCCGATGACATAGATATCGTTCTCCTTCAATTCCTGAACCAATTCGTTGCTGAATTGTAATTCGGCCTGATTTTCAGCATTCTTGTCCTTTGGTTTTAAAAAAGCACCTGCAATCCATTTTTCATTAATTGCCGGTACAACTTCTAATCCAATCTCCCGGAAAGTAAAACGATCCTCCGGATACCGGCTTGCCCAGTTGTCCATAAATGACTGGGTCAACATTCTGCTATACGACCGTTCTGTTCTTACACTTGCATTAATTATCAATATTTTTTTCATCTGCTTTAAATTTTGAGAAAGCAAAACTCAGCATAACGAACATCAAAAATATTGACCTAGTTCAATGACTTTTTATTTTTCCGCCTGATCCTGCTTAAAAATTCAGCAGAAATCCCCAGATAGGAAGCGATGAGGTATTGTGGGATTTTGGCCGCAAGCTTTGGATAACTTTGTAAAAAATCTACATACCGGTGTTCGGCATTATAGACATTGTTCATCACAATCCTCTTCTGCAAAGTGCCCAGATAACCTTCCAAAATGATTCTGAAATATCTTTCCATAGCAGGGATCTGCTCCAGCATGCTTTGAAAAGAAGCAAAACTGATCTGCAAAAGTTCGGTCCTCTCCAAGGCCTGGATGTTGTAGATAGAGGGCATTTGCTTTCGAAAGCTATCTATATCTGTCGCCCACCAGTCATCTGTTGCAAAATAAAGAATCTCCTCTTGTCCGGTATCCGCGTTGATATAGAATGCTTTCAACGTTCCGGAGATGATGTAATTGTCCTTTCGGCAAATCTCTCCATTTCTCAGCAGGAAGTCGTTTTTCTCCAATACCTTTTTGGTCCAGAACGAATTCAAAAGCAGGATCTCCTCTTCGCTGAGCCTGACATGCTTCGAAATGTTATCGGTTAATTGATGTGTTGAGTTCAAATCGATCCTTTAAATTTATTTTATCAATAAGAACAATTTGCAATATATTTCCTTATAAAGGTTGAAAAATCCAATTATAATTGATATAAAGAGTCAATTCCCCCTCCATCAGGCAGCTTTGTTCCGGCTCTTACGCTGTCTTTTTGTACTTTCCAAAGACAACACCAATAAAACTGAAAATAGCATTTCAGACAAGGAGACCTCATGTAAAAGGCTGCCCGAAATTTGGGGCAGCCTTAAAAACCAATTA
This region of Pedobacter steynii genomic DNA includes:
- a CDS encoding BlaI/MecI/CopY family transcriptional regulator, which produces MEKLTIQEEEAMQAVWQFGAGFIKDFMELLHEPKPPYTTLASTVKNLERKGFLKSEKFANAYRYSAKVKEAEYKKRFMSGFVNDYFQNSYKELVAFFAKDNKISADELKEIINLIENPKD
- a CDS encoding M1 family aminopeptidase; amino-acid sequence: MLHVRHLLPAFAALFFSCSAVKSIPGANPENGVSHQLARYRKATISKVHYQLDLDIPAEKSQQIGAKEKVSFQLKSNKYPLQLDFREDPAKVKSIAVNGSQIEMVHVNEHLVIATRYLKQGENVVDLEFTAGNGALNRNADYLYTLFVPDRARTVFPCFDQPDLKAVYTLTLQVPSDWKAIANGSLKDSTLNGLRKTYRFHTSDTISTYLFSFAAGKFKSARAGMDHLQANFLYRETDTAKINHSLNEVFKIHGSSLKFLEEWTGIPYPFQKFDFVSIPDFQFGGMEHVGAIQYKESALFLDAGATKDQWNSRNNLIAHETAHMWFGDLVTMNWFTDVWMKEVFANFMADKSTEAITGKEVFDLKFLVDHFPAAYGVDRSIGANPIRQDLDNLKDAGTLYGNIIYHKAPIMMRQLERLMGKDKFQQGVREYLKKFANGNASWPDLITILDHYADADLQEWNKVWVNDTGRPVIDYVLEQKDHKISRFSIQQKPEYGKDKVWPQLFELTLHYPGAVKELTVNLDRAEVELKEAIGLEAPLFVQFNSSGQGYGLWPLDQGMFKNLYQINKPLDRASAYISLYENMLSGRAIKPAELLNLFITGLDKEKEELNLKLITGYIASIFWEFTDAEGRALQASTLEQSLWKAMLGQSASNHKKLLFKAYQDIFLSKEAGRQLFQIWKNRKAPEGLKLSEDDYTSLAFSLALREENGSAILKEQLNRISNEDRRKRFEFIMPAVSPELTEREAFFKSMERKENRAKESNVGVALYYLHHPLRQATSVKYLPKSLEMLTEIQTTGDIFFPQNWLQSTFSNYQSTEAVQVVTDFLKAHPDYNPKLKAKILQAVDYLYRAERLLKK
- a CDS encoding DUF2911 domain-containing protein codes for the protein MKTTLKTVLLLALAVSLSTELQAQGVKLPQASSAQTITQSFGLGKVTLSYSRPNTKGRKVFGAMEPFGQVWRTGANGATSITFTDAVKVNGQELAAGTYGVFTIPGKDEWTVIFNKDAKQWGAYEYKEAEDVLRIKVKPVKLKDKVETFTMQFANVFPTTAQLQLAWENTGVNIDLSTEIDAQVMASIEEAMKGEKKPYFSAAQYYFENGKDLNKALEWINAAEAADGKAPWVKLWKGRIQLKKGDKAGAIATAEAGIKLAAEAKIDEYVRLNSALLAEAKK
- a CDS encoding sodium:solute symporter gives rise to the protein MSNVDWGVLILTLVVIVVYGVYKSRGAQNIQGYLLGNQSLPWYHVCLSVMATQASAITFLSAPGLAYSSGMSFVQFYFGLPLAMIVLCITFVPIYHRLKVYTAYEFLEQRFDLNTRALTAFLFLIQRGLSTGITIYAPSIILSTILDINTTYTTLFMGSLVVFYTVYGGTKAVSYTQMLQMSIIFCGLFAAGIMVVHLLPGDIGFGKAISIAGKMGRTNAIDFKFDLQNPYTVWSGLIGGFFLQLSYFGTDQSQVGRYLSGASVNQSRLGLLMNGLVKIPMQFLILLIGVLVFTFYQYNRPPIFFNSFELNKLEKSEYNPELNKLKAAYDSAFKEKQLVVDKMNLALDQDNKAEIDLQRKALQNADEKGKGIRKEVTNLMTKNDKAADINDNNYIFLSFVTQYLPKGLIGLLIAIIFLASMGSTASALNSLASTTVIDIYKRLIRKDGSDHEYLQASRLATVFWGVICIIMALYASKIGNLLEAVNILGSYIYGTILGVFLVAFYLKQVNGRAVFLAAIVAEIAVILIGQQEWVAYLWLNVIGCLLVILVALILQQLIGKDKKTVIN
- a CDS encoding PIG-L family deacetylase, giving the protein MKFRQYLLLLPAVFPLFLQAQFAAPLHSAEIKQGLESLNVTGSVLYVAAHPDDENTRLLAYLAKEKKVRAGYLSLTRGDGGQNLIGTEQAELLGLIRTQELLAARRTDGAEQFFTRANDFGFSKNPEESFKIWNKAKILSDVVWVIRKFQPDVIITRFPEDSRAGHGHHSGSAILAREAFSAAADPKQFPEQLAFVKPWQAKRIVWNTFNFGGNNTTSEDQLKIDVGLYNALLGKGYGEIAAESRSNHKSQGFGSSRQRGQAIEYFSPVAGEKAKSDLFEGVDFTLNRNSGNTEIQKIVTEINKEYQVSNPSASVAKLLKLRTLVKGKPFKHELLDNLILACSGIWIEAAAANQAYALHDSIGVRIQAIARIKADFPYPIHIEEVQTGLSADLRPNELLSAERKIFGSANHNTQPHWLENKHGQGSFEVKELQLIGLPENPALVNGVFRIRIAETLIEKKYPVVYKFTDPVKGEVYQPLVIAPPVTATLGEKAFLFNGNESKVISIQLQSFRDRVKGELVPQLPSGWSISPQKIDFSMDKKGEEQTVSFKLNPGAKSIGGDFALKVMVDGQSYHQGLRVLNYDHIPVQTLFPFSEARIDHTDLKIAGKKIGFIAGAGDLVPESLKQIGFEVQQLSERQVINSDLSAFDAIVTGVRLYNVNEQVNAMQPKLMKYVENGGVLLVQYNVNGPLKRNDLGPYPFSLSRDRVTEEDAAVTLLNPGHPVLNYPNKISAKDFDGWVQERGLYFATNIDPKYTPVLGMHDAGEPEKNGSLIVSDYGKGRFVYTSLSFFRQLPAGVPGAYRLFVNLISKQK
- a CDS encoding FMN-dependent NADH-azoreductase, giving the protein MKKILIINASVRTERSYSRMLTQSFMDNWASRYPEDRFTFREIGLEVVPAINEKWIAGAFLKPKDKNAENQAELQFSNELVQELKENDIYVIGTPMYNWSIPSGLKSYIDQVMRINETWKFRSGKPDGDYVGLLENKKMYILSSRGDTGYGQHEKNEHMNFQTSYLQFVFGMMGVNDVTTMSLDNEEFGGEIFEKSKQEIFQLINGIN
- a CDS encoding Crp/Fnr family transcriptional regulator yields the protein MNSTHQLTDNISKHVRLSEEEILLLNSFWTKKVLEKNDFLLRNGEICRKDNYIISGTLKAFYINADTGQEEILYFATDDWWATDIDSFRKQMPSIYNIQALERTELLQISFASFQSMLEQIPAMERYFRIILEGYLGTLQKRIVMNNVYNAEHRYVDFLQSYPKLAAKIPQYLIASYLGISAEFLSRIRRKNKKSLN